TACGGTCTCATCGCCATCGGCTACACGATGGTCTACGGCATCATCGGGATGATCAACTTCGCGCATGGCGAGATCTATATGATCGGCGCCTTCATCTCGATCATCACCTTCATCATCCTCGGTATCGCCGGCGTCACCTTTGTGCCCCTGGCGCTGGTCGTGGTCCTGGTGACCGCGATGATCTTCACGGCGGCCTATGGCTGGGCCGTGGAACGCATCGCCTATCGGCCGCTACGCCGCTCCACGCGTCTGGCGCCGTTGATTTCCGCGATCGGCATGTCCTTGTTCTTGCAGAACTACGTCCAGCTCGTGCAAGGGGCGCGGGTGAAGCCGCTGCCGCCGGTCGTGACCGGCGGATACATCATCATGGAGAAGGACGGCTTCGCCGTTCGGCTGAGCGACATCCAGATCATCATAATGGTGGTGACGCTATCGCTCATGGTGCTGTTCACGGTCATGATCCAACGCACCGCCCTCGGGCGCTCGCAGCGCGCGACCGAGCAAGACATGGGCATGGCCGCGCTCGTCGGCGTCAATGTCGATCGCACCATCTCGCTCACCTTCGTCTTAGGCGCGGCGCTGGCGGCGGTGGCCGGCATGATGGTCACGCTCTACTACGGCGTCATCGATTTCTATATCGGCTTCCTCGCCGGCGTTAAGGCCTTCACCGCGGCGGTGCTGGGCGGTATCGGATCGCTCCCGGGCGCCATGCTGGGCGGCCTCCTGATCGGGCTGATCGAGGCGTTCTGGTCGGGCTTCTTCACCGTGGAATACAAGGACGTGGCGGTGTTCGGCATTCTCATCCTGACCTTGGTGTTCAAGCCGACCGGGCTCTTGGGCAAGCCCGACATCGAGAAGGTCTGAGCCGGTGGCGACCGCCGCGCTCAGCCAGCCGCATGGGGCCGCCCCGGATGCGCGCCGGGTGCTGAGAGACGCCGCGATCGCGGCGCTGGTCTGCCTCGCCTTGGCCTTGCCGATGATCGGCTTCGAGACTGCCGATGTCAGCGGCGGCATGGCGATCACGGTCAACACCCGCTTCGGCGACGTCGCCGTAGCCGTGATCGTCGTCTTCCTCGGCCAGATAGCCTTCGGACTCCTGCAATCCGGCCATGCCGTCCCGGTGCTCGCCGTGTCCGCCGGTGTCGCGGTGCTGCTGCCGACAATTGGCCTGCCGAACCCGGCGATCCAGTGGCTGGTCAGTCTCGGCGCAGCGGTGATCGCGATCCGGGCCGGCATCAAGCTATGGCAAGGGCGGACCACGGCGCCGAGCGCCGACTCCGAGGACAAGCTCGGCGAGTTCGGCGTGCTCTTGGGGCGCTGGCTCGGCCCGGCGGCGCTCATCCTCGCCATCATCTTTCCGTTCACGCCCTTCGCCAGCCGCTACCTGATCGATCTCGGCATTCTGGTCTTGACCTACGTCATGCTGGGTTGGGGCCTCAATGTCGTGGTCGGGCTCGCCGGCCTCCTCGATCTCGGCTATGTCGCCTTCTATGCGATGGGCGCCTATTCCTACGCGCTCATCGCCCAGCACTTCGGCTTGTCATTCTGGGCATGCCTGCCCTTGGCCGGTTTGTTCGCGGCCGTCACCGGCGTCATTCTCGGCTTTCCGGTCCTCCGTCTGCGGGGCGACTATCTCGCCATCGTGACCCTCGGCTTCGGCGAGATCATCCGCATCATTCTGCTCAACTGGTGGTATTTCACCGGCGGTCCCAACGGCATCTCCTCGATCCCCAGACCGAGCTTCTTCGGCCATCCCTTCGCCGCCAGCCCGCCGGAAGGCGTCACCGCGTTCCACGAGATCTTCGGTCTCGAGTTCTCCCCCGACCACCGCGTCTATTTTCTCTACTACGTCATTCTCACCCTGGCGCTCGTCACCAACCTGTTCACGCTCCGCATTCGCAGGCTGCCGATCGGCCGCGCCTGGGAGGCGCTGCGCGAGGACGAGATTGCCTGCCGCGCGCTCGGCATCAATCCCACCAACACCAAGCTCACCGCGTTTGCGATCGGCGCCATGTTCGGCGGCTTTGCCGGTTCCTTCTTCGCGACCCGGCAAGGTTTCATCAGCCCGGAGAGCTTCACCTTCACGGAATCGGCGCTGATCCTGGCCATCGTCGTGCTGGGCGGCATGGGCAGCCAGATCGGCATCGTGCTGGCCGCCCTGATGCTGATCGGAATTCCCGAATTCTTCCGCGAGCTCGCCCAATACCGCATACTCGCCTTCGGCGCGGCGATGATCGCGATCATGATCTGGCGGCCGCGCGGCCTCTTCGCCCACCGCGAGCCCTCGATCCGCCTCAACAAGGCCGGCTCCTCGCCATGAGCGGCAACGCACGCCAGCCTCTCCTCCAGGTCGAGCACCTGACCATGCGTTTCGGCGGCCTGGTCGCCGTCGATGACGTCGGCTTCACCGCTTATGACCGCGAGATCACCGCCATCATCGGACCGAACGGCGCGGGCAAGACGACCGTCTTCAATTGCCTGACCGGCTTCTATAGCCCGCCCGTGGGCCGGTTGCGGCTAACGGGCTCGCGCGGGGAATTTCTGCTGGAGCGCATGACCGGATTCCGCATCGCGCAGCGCGCCGGGGTGGCGCGCACCTTCCAGAACATCCGTCTATTTCCGCGGATGACCGTGCTGGAGAACCTGATCGTGGCCCAGCACAACGTACTGATGCGCGCGTCGGGCTTCACCGTTGCCGGACTCTTCGGGCTGGCGCGCTACGGCAACGCCGAACGTGGGGCGGTCGCGCTGGCGTTGGAATGGCTGGAACGTATCGGGCTGACGAAGCAGGCGGATTGGGAAGCGGGCAATCTACCCTACGGCTCGCAGCGTCGGCTCGAGATCGCCCGCGCCATGTGCACCAGGCCGACGCTGCTTTGCCTGGACGAGCCGGCCGCCGGCCTCAATCCGCGCGAGTCGGCGGAGCTGCGCCAGCTCCTGCTCGACATTCGCGAGCAGCAACGGATCGGCGTGCTTCTGATCGAGCACGACATGAGCGTGGTCATGGGCATCTCCGATCACATCGTCGTGCTCGACTATGGCAAGAAGATCTCCGACGGGACCCCGGAGGCGGTGCGCAACGATCCGAACGTCATCCGCGCCTATCTGGGCGAAGAGGAGACGGATGCCCTGCCGCCGGAAGTGGCGGTCGATCTCGGCGTCGAGGCGGCGAGGCGCTGATGCTGTCGATCGCCGGCGTCCACACCTTCTATGGGCATATCGAGGCGCTCAGGGGCGTCGATATCGAGGTGGCGACGGGCGAGATCGTGACCTTGATCGGCGCCAACGGCGCCGGCAAGTCGACGCTTCTGATGACCATCTGCGGCAACCCGCGCGCCAAGCAGGGCCGCATCCTGTTCGAAGGCACCGACATCACGGCGATGCCGACCTTCGAGATCGTCCGCCTCGGCATCGCGCAAGCACCGGAGGGCCGGCGGATCTTTCCGCGCATGACCATCTTGGAGAATCTGCAGATGGGCGCCACGACGGCAGCGCCCGAGCATTTTGCCGAAGACTGCGAGCGGGTCTTTACGCTGTTTCCCATCCTCAGGCAGCGCCAGAGCCAGCGCGGCGGCACCTTGTCGGGCGGCGAGCAGCAGATGCTCTCGATCGGCCGGGCGCTGATGAGCCGGCCCAGGCTCTTGCTTCTGGACGAACCCTCGCTCGGCCTGGCGCCGATGATCGTCAAGCAGATCTTCGACGTGATCGGCGAGATCAACCGCCGGGAGAAGGTGACGGTCTTCCTCGTCGAGCAGAACGCCTACCATGCCTTGAAGCTCGCCCATCGCGGTTATGTGATGGCCAATGGCTCAGTCATGCTGAGCGGCACCGGCCGCGAGCTCCTCGCAAATCGTGAGGTGCGGGCCGCCTATCTCGAGGGCGGGCACTGATGGAAGCCATCCTCGGGGCCAAGCTCGGCGTGTTCCTTGGCTTCACCGTGGTCATGTTCGGCGGTGCGGCGGTGATGACCGGCCAGGCGATGGCGCAGACTTGGCGTCCGCTCTGGCAGGTGGTGCCCTATGGTCTCTTGATGGCGGTGGGCAATCGGCTGCTTAGCTTCATGCTTTTCGAGGCACCGTTGCTGTCGGTCGCGGGCTTCGTGGCATCGGCGATCGTGCTCATTGGGCTGAGCGCGCTCAGCCACCGCTTGACCTTCGCCCGCAAGATGGTCGACCAGTATCCCTGGTTGTACGAACGTCACGGTTTGTTCCGCTGGCGCGCGAGGTACTAGCAGGCGCATCAAGGCTTTGCTACAACCTCGCTAGGCTGCTACGGCAGCAGTTTCGTCCTCGGCCCGTGGGTGGCTGGTCAATGGATTCCAGCACCCCAGGGCAGTCATCACTGACAGGGAGTTAACCCCACATGCGTAGATGGACTTCGTCCCTCCTCGCCGCGGCGGCGGTGGCAGCATTCACTGCTGCGCCGGCCAAGGCGCAGGACATCCTCATCGCCACGGTCGGCCCAATGACCGGCCAATATGCGGCGTTCGGCGAACAGATGAAGCGCGGCGCCGACATGGCGATTGCGGATATCAATGCGAAGGGCGGCGTGCTGGGCCGCAAGGTCACGATCCAGATCGGCGACGACGCGTGCGATCCGAAGCAGGCGGTGGCGGTGGCCAACCAGCTGGTCGGACGCAAGGTTGCGTTCGTAGCCGGGCATTTCTGCTCATCCTCCTCGATCCCGGCCTCGGCTATCTACAACGAAGCCGATGTCTTGCAGATGACGCCGGCCTCGACCAACCCGGCCTTGACCGACGGCGCGGCGGAAAAGGGCTGGCAGAACGTGCTCCGCTCCTGCGGCCGCGACGACGCGCAGGGCCTGGTCGCCGGCAAGTGGCTGGCGCAGCAATACAAAGCCAAGAAGGTCGCCATCATTCACGACAAGTCGGCCTATGGTAAGGGCCTCGCCGATGAGACCAAGAAGGCGATGAACGCCGCGGGACTGCAGGAGGCCATGTACGAGGCCATCACCCAGGGCGACAAGGACTTCTCGGCCGTCATCAGCAAGATGAAGGCGGGCGGCATCGACGTCATGTATCTCGGCGGCTATCACACCGAGGCCGGCCTCCTGGTCCGCCAGGCGCGCGAGCAGGGCTTCAATGCGCTCTTGGTTTCTGGCGATGCCTTGGTGACCGACGAGTTCTGGAAGATCACCGGCAACGCCGGGCAGGGCACGCTCATGACCTTCCCGCCGGATCCGCGCAAGCTGTCCACGGCGAAGGACGTGGTCGCCAAGTTCAAGGCGCAGAACTACGATCCGGAGGGCTACACCCTCTACACCTATGCGGCGATCCAGGCTTGGGCCGCGGCCGCGACGGCAACGAAGTCGTTGAAGACCGCCGATCTCGCCAAGTGGTTCCGCTCGAACAAGGTCAACACCGTGATCGGCCCGATCGAGTGGGACAAGAAGGGCGACATCAAGAACGCTTCCTACGTCTGGTACATCTTCAAGGAAGGCAAATACGCCGAGATGTAATCCGGCGCTGGCTGGGAGCTGATCCCACGAACATGCGGCCCGGCGGCAATTCCGCCGGGCCGTTTTCGTCGGGTCCCGGTGCCGTTGGGCGCGCCAAGAGGCGGGCGAACCCATGGCGGGGCGCCTGGATCGGGCGTGGTTGAGCGAAATACGCGCTTGCGAGGGGGGCGAAGGGACCAGCCAGCCGGCCGGCCCAAGACTAACGTTTGGCTGGACTGCGCCCGAGGCCGATCTTCTTAGCAAACATCGAGCGTTGCTCGGCATAGTTCGGCGCCACCATCGGATAGTCGGGCGGCAATCCCCATTTCGCACGGTATTCTTCAGGCGTCATGCCGTAAGTCGTGCGGAGATGACGCTTCAACATTTTCAGCTTCTTGCCGTCTTCCAGACAGACGATGTAATCCGGGGTCACCGAGCGACGAATTGCCACCGCCGGCTTAAGCGGCTCCGGCTGAGCACTTTTCGAATGACCGTTCAACTGAGAAAGCGAGCCGAAAACCAGGTTGATGACGTCGGAGATTTGTCCCGTGCCGACGGCATTCTTGCCAACATACGCTGCCACCACATCCGTGGTCATGCGCAGTAGCTCGCCATGTGAAATCGTGACTTGATCTGCGAGGTCGCTCATCTGATCAATGTCCGAAATGTAAAGCTGCGGTCGCCGAATTTTTCACATGATGCAATTTAGATGTCAATGAGCAAAATGCTGAGCATTGGCATTACATCAACTGATACCGGTCAACCGTAGTAATTCCCATCCGGCACCGCCCGGTTATGCCTTGAAAAGGGTCTCGCTGATGCAAGTTTTGCCGCGGGATCTCCACCAGGGCAAATATTCAATACCTAGTATGATCTGGCATCGCGCAACGGACATATGGTAGAGTGCCGCCACGACGACCATCCGAGCATTATGACCCCGGAAATCATTGGGAGCGCCGCGCAAATCGCGTCGCCACGCTCTCCCGACATGCCCAGACTGGAATTCGCAATCGCATGACCCTGAAGCAGACGAGAGCACAGCTGACTGAGGAGAGCGCCGCCGCACGCGGCTTTTTCGAGACCCCGCTCGCCGCCGCCGATCGCGATCTCCACGCGGCGATCGGGCGGGAGCTCAACCGCCAGCAGAGCCAGGTCGAGCTCATCGCCTCGGAGAACATCGTCAGCCGCGCGGTCTTGGCCGCGCAAGGCTCGGTGCTGACCAACAAGTACGCCGAGGGTCTACCAGGCAAGCGTTACTATGGCGGCTGCGCGTTCGTCGACGAGGCCGAGTTGCTGGCGATCGAGCGCGCCAAGACATTGTTCGGGTGCCGCTTCGCCAATGTTCAGCCGCATTCCGGCGCGCAGGCGAACCAAGCGGTCTTCCTCGCCCTCTTGAACCCCGGCGATGTCGTGCTCGGCATGTCGCTCGCCGCCGGCGGTCATCTGACCCACGGCGCCGCCCCGAACATCTCCGGCAAATGGTTCAAGGCGGTGCAATACGGCGTGCGCCGCGAGGATGCGCTCATCGACTTCGAGGAAGTCGAGCGGCTCGCCCGCGAAACCCGGCCGCGCCTCATCATCGCCGGCGGATCCGCCTATCCGCGCATCATCGACTTCACCCGTTTCCGCCGCATCGCCGATGCGGTCGGCGCCTATCTCATGGTCGACATGGCGCATTTCGCCGGGCTGGTCGCCGGCGGCGCCTATCCAAGCCCGCTCGCTCATGCCCATGTGGTCACCACGACGACCCACAAGACGCTGAGAGGTCCGCGCGGCGGCATGCTCCTCAGCATGGATGAGGAGCTCGGCAAAAAGCTCAACGCCGCGGTCTTCCCCGGTCTCCAGGGTGGGCCGCTGATGCATGTGATCGCCGCCAAGGCGGTCGCCTTCGGCGAAGCGCTCAAGCCCGAATTCAAGTCCTATGCGCGCGCGGTCGTTGCCAACGCGCAGATCCTGGCCTCCAGCCTGGTCGAGCGCGGCCTGGCCATCGTCTCCGGTGGCACCGACAGCCATCTGATGCTGGTCGATCTCAGGCCGAAAGGGCTCACCGGCAAGGCTGCCGAGGCTTCGCTCGAGCGCGCCGGCATGACCTGCAACAAGAACGGCATCCCGTTCGATCCGGAGAAGCCGACAATCACCTCCGGCATCCGACTGGGGACGCCGGCGGCCACCACACGCGGCTTCGGACCGGCGGAATTTCGCCTGGTCGGCGGGCTGATCGGCGATGTACTTGACGGATTGGCGCGAAATCCGAACGACAATGCAGCAACCGAGGCTCGGGCGCGGGCTCGGGTGACCGAGCTCTGCGATCGGTTCCCGATCTATCCGATCCTGCCTTAGCTCGGGGTTGTTAGGAGAGGAGGGGGGCGATGCGCTGTCCGTTTTGCGGGCACGAGGATACGCAGGTCAAAGACTCGCGGCCGACGGAGGATAATTCCGCCATCCGGAGGCGGCGGTTCTGCACGGCTTGTGGCTCACGCTTCACCACCTTCGAACGTGTGCAGCTGCGGGAGCTCACGGTCGTCAAGAAGAACGGCAAGCGGGCGCCCTTCGATCGCGACAAGCTCGCGCGCTCGATGCAGGTGGCTCTGCGCAAGCGTCCTGTCGATCCCGACCGCCTCGAGCGAGTCATCAACTCGATCGTGCGCAGGCTGGAAAGCATGGGCGAGAGCGAGATCCAGTCGCAAGTGATCGGCGAACTGGTGATGGACGCGCTCGCCAATCTCGATCCCGTCGCCTACGTGCGGTTCGCATCGGTTTATCGCAACTTCCGGGAAGCGAAGGACTTCGAAGACTTCTTGGGCAAGCTCGGCGGCGATGCCACCTAGTACCGACTTTCGTAGAAGGTCGGTACAAATCGGCTTAGGCAAGTACCTGATTCACGCGCAAATTCGTGAGTCGACCACGGCCCACGAATTTGCGCGATCCGGTACTGGGCGGTAATGACGGCCTCCGATCGGGACTACATGGCTGGGGCGCTCGCGCTGGCACGGCGCGGGCGTGGACGCGTGTGGCCGAACCCGACGGTTGGCGCGGTCCTGGTCAAAGACGGTCGGGTGGTTGGGCGCGGCTGGACGCAGCCGGGCGGCCGGCCGCATGCGGAGACCGAGGCGCTCCGCCGGGCGGGGCCGGCGGCCCGCGGCGCGACGATCTACGTAACCCTGGAGCCCTGCGCCCATCATGGCAAGACGCCGCCCTGCGCCGATGCGCTGGTCGAGGCAGGGATCGCGCGCGCCGTGGTGGCGCTCGAGGATCCCGACCCGCGCGTGTCCGGCCGCGGCATGGCCAGGCTGCAGCAGGCTGGCATACCGGTTGACGTAGGCCTGGGCGAGGCCGAGGCGAAGGAGATCAATCTCGGCTTCCTGACCCGGCTCGCCATCGGCCGGCCGATGGTGACGCTCAAGATCGCCACCACGCTCGACGGACGCATCGCCACCCATAGCGGCGAGAGCCGCTGGATTTCCGGCGAGCCGGCCCGTGCGCTGGCGCATGCGCTTCGCGCCAATCACGACGCGGTCCTGGTCGGGGTCGGCACGGCTTTGATCGACGATCCGTTGCTCACCTGCCGCCTGCCGGGCCTCGCCCAGGACTCCCCGGTGCGCATCGTCGTCGACGGTCATTTGCGCCTGCCGCTCACCAGCGCGCTTGCCGCCTCCGCTACGACGACGCCGACCTGGATCGCCTGCCTGGAGAACGCCGACCGCCATCGCAAAGAAGCCTTCCGCGATTGCGGCGTCGACATCATTCAAGCCGCCGCCAACGACGGCGGCCGGGTCGATCTCGCCGCCCTGCTGCGCGAGCTGGGCGATCGCGGCATCACCAGGCTCCTGGTCGAAGGCGGCTCGCAGATCGTCGCCAGCCTGCTCCGCCTCGATCTCGTCGACCGGGTCGTCTGGTGCCGGTCGGCGCGGTTCATCGGCGGCGACGGCGTGCCGGTTGCCGCACCCCTCGGCCTCCGGCACCTTGCCGATGCGCCGGCGTTCACCCTGACCGACGTCGCCCGCATCGGCGAAGATGTGATGGAAACCTATGCCCGGGCGGGCTAATACCCGGGCAGCATGTTCACAGGCATCGTCACGGATATCGGCCGCCTCGAACGCGTCGAGCGGCGCCAAGACGCAAGGTTCACGCTCGGAACCGGCTATGACACCGGCCTGATCGCGCTCGGCGCCTCGATCGCCTGCGCCGGCGTCTGCCTGACGGTCGTGGACAAAGGGCCGGGTTGGTTCGCCGTCGACGTCTCCGGCGAGACCCTGGCGCGAACCACCTTGGGCGAGTGGCGGCAAGGACTGGGCGTCAACCTCGAGCGCTCGCTGCATGTGGGTGACGAGCTCGGCGGCCATCTCGTCTCGGGCCATGTCGACGGGGTCGCCGAGCTGGTTTCGGCGGCGCCCGAAGGCGGCAGCCGGCGCCTGGTCTTTGCCGTGCCGGAGCCGCTCGCCCGGTTCGTGGCCGCCAAGGGCGCGCTGGCGCTGGACGGCGTTTCGCTGACGGTCAATGAAGTTGACGGAGTGCGGGTCGGCGTGAACATCATCCCCCACACGTGGTCCCACACGACGTTTCAAGAGTTGCAGCCGGGCAGCCGGGTCAACCTCGAGGTCGACATGCTGGCGCGGTACGTGGCGCGGCTCTTACACCGGGAGTGAGCTCTTTGTCGCAGTCCGCCGCCTTGGCCACGCTCTACAAGGGCGCGCTCTCCAACATCGAGGAAGTGGTCGAGGAGGCACGTCAAGGCCGCATGTTCATCCTTATCGACGATGAAGATCGGGAGAACGAGGGCGACCTGATCATCCCGGCCGAGAAAGCCACGCCGGAGGCCATCAACTTCATGGCCCGCTATGGCCGCGGCCTCATCTGCCTGGCGCTCACGCGCGAACGGGTCGAACGCCTGGATCTGTCCTTGATGCCGCGGCAGAACGCGACCAGGCATCAGACCGCCTTCACCGTATCGATCGAGGCGCGGGAAGGGGTAACGACGGGCATCTCGGCGCATGACCGCGCCCGCACCATCCAGGTGGCAACCGATCCGGCAAAGGGTCGCGATGACATCGTCACCCCCGGCCACATCTTTCCCCTGGTCGCCCGCGACGGCGGCGTGCTCGTGCGCGCCGGCCATACCGAGGCAGCCGTCGACATCGCCCGCCTCGCCGGCCTCAATCCGTCCGGCGTCATCTGCGAGATCATGAAAGACGACGGCACCATGGCGCGGCTCCCCGACCTGGTGAGCTTCGCCCAGCTTCATGGGCTCAAGGTCGCCACCATCGCCGATCTCATTGCCCATCGCCGGCGCACGGAATCCACCATCCAGAGGCTCATGGAGAGCGTGCTCGACAGCCATCACGGCGGCACGTTCCGAATGATCATCTACGTGAACAAGGTCGCCTATGCGGAGCATATCGCGCTCGTCAAAGGCGACGTGGCGGCATCCGGTCCGGTGCTCGTGCGCATGCACGCCTTGAACGTGCTGGATGACGTGCTGAACGATCGCTCGCGCGATCGCGGCGGCGAGCTGCAAGCGGCCATGGATCTCATCGGCCAGGAGGGCAGGGGCGTGGTCGTGCTCTTGCGCGAGCCGCATCGCACCAGCCTCTCCGATCGGGTCCGCGCGCGCCAGGCACCCGGCAAGGGGCCCGAAACCGATCTCCGCGACTATGGCGTCGGCGCCCAGATCCTCATCGATCTCGGCGTTCGCGACATGGTGCTCCTGTCCAACACCAAGCGCACGATCGTCGGCTTGGACGGCTATGGGTTGAACCTGGTCGAGCAGCGGCCGATCCCGCGCCGCAAGGTCTGAGGGGCGCGCCCATGGTCAAGCGCGCAGCCAAAGTCTCGATCCAGACCGTCCGCATCAAAGCGCATGTGCTGGTGGCGATCGCGCGCTTCTATGACGACATCGCCGACGAACTGGTCCGGGGTGCCACCGCCGTGCTGGCGACGTCGGGTGCCAGCTGGGAGATGGCGACCGTGCCGGGCGCCTTCGAGATTCCAGCCGCACTGCGTTTCGCCAGCGTGCGGCGGCGGCGGCGCTTCGACGGCTATGTGGCGTTGGGCTGCGTCATCCGGGGCGAGACCAGCCATTACGACTATGTCTGCGGCGAGAGCGCGCGCGGGCTGCAGGACCTGGCGGTGCAGCACGGGCTCGCCATCGGCTACGGCATCCTGACCGTGGATACCAAGGCGCAAGCCTGGGAAAGAGCCAAGGTCGACCGCCTCGACAAGGGCGGCGATGCAGCCCGCGCCTGCCTGGCGATGGTGGCGCTCAAGCGGCAGTTTCGCAGGAGCCCACGATGACCGGGCCCGATCGCAATCTCGGCAGGCGGACCCGAAGCGCCGCCAGGCTTGCCGCAGTGCAGGCGATCTACCAGATCGAGCTTGCCGGCGCCGAGGTCGAGGCGGTCGTCGGCGAATTCCTCGCCCACCGCCTCAGCCCCGCTACGGCCGAGCCCGAGGCGGCGTCCGTCGACAAGGCGCTTTTCGCCGAGCTCGTGCGCGGCGTTGCCTCCCGGCGCCCGGAGCTGGACAGCCTGCTCACCCGGCACCTGAGCGAGAGCTGGGCACTCGACCGCCTCGAGCTGGTCCTGGCGGCGATCCTGCGCGCCGCCACCTTCGAGCTCTTGGCCCGGACGGACGTGCCGCCGCGCGTCACCTTGAATGAATACGTCGACGTCGCGCACGCCTTCTACGCCGGCAAGGAGCCGGGGTTCGTCAATGGCGTGCTCGACCGCATCGCCCGCGAGCTGCGCCCGCAAGAGCTGGACAACGACAATCGCTCCCAACAAACCCGAACGGCTGGATGAATTCGGGCGCATCGCCCGGT
The DNA window shown above is from Pseudomonadota bacterium and carries:
- a CDS encoding branched-chain amino acid ABC transporter permease LivH (LivHMGF is the membrane component of the LIV-I/LS branched-chain amino acid transporter) codes for the protein MEYIVQQLINGLTLGAIYGLIAIGYTMVYGIIGMINFAHGEIYMIGAFISIITFIILGIAGVTFVPLALVVVLVTAMIFTAAYGWAVERIAYRPLRRSTRLAPLISAIGMSLFLQNYVQLVQGARVKPLPPVVTGGYIIMEKDGFAVRLSDIQIIIMVVTLSLMVLFTVMIQRTALGRSQRATEQDMGMAALVGVNVDRTISLTFVLGAALAAVAGMMVTLYYGVIDFYIGFLAGVKAFTAAVLGGIGSLPGAMLGGLLIGLIEAFWSGFFTVEYKDVAVFGILILTLVFKPTGLLGKPDIEKV
- a CDS encoding ATP-binding cassette domain-containing protein, coding for MSGNARQPLLQVEHLTMRFGGLVAVDDVGFTAYDREITAIIGPNGAGKTTVFNCLTGFYSPPVGRLRLTGSRGEFLLERMTGFRIAQRAGVARTFQNIRLFPRMTVLENLIVAQHNVLMRASGFTVAGLFGLARYGNAERGAVALALEWLERIGLTKQADWEAGNLPYGSQRRLEIARAMCTRPTLLCLDEPAAGLNPRESAELRQLLLDIREQQRIGVLLIEHDMSVVMGISDHIVVLDYGKKISDGTPEAVRNDPNVIRAYLGEEETDALPPEVAVDLGVEAARR
- a CDS encoding ABC transporter ATP-binding protein, whose product is MLSIAGVHTFYGHIEALRGVDIEVATGEIVTLIGANGAGKSTLLMTICGNPRAKQGRILFEGTDITAMPTFEIVRLGIAQAPEGRRIFPRMTILENLQMGATTAAPEHFAEDCERVFTLFPILRQRQSQRGGTLSGGEQQMLSIGRALMSRPRLLLLDEPSLGLAPMIVKQIFDVIGEINRREKVTVFLVEQNAYHALKLAHRGYVMANGSVMLSGTGRELLANREVRAAYLEGGH
- a CDS encoding branched-chain amino acid ABC transporter substrate-binding protein, whose product is MRRWTSSLLAAAAVAAFTAAPAKAQDILIATVGPMTGQYAAFGEQMKRGADMAIADINAKGGVLGRKVTIQIGDDACDPKQAVAVANQLVGRKVAFVAGHFCSSSSIPASAIYNEADVLQMTPASTNPALTDGAAEKGWQNVLRSCGRDDAQGLVAGKWLAQQYKAKKVAIIHDKSAYGKGLADETKKAMNAAGLQEAMYEAITQGDKDFSAVISKMKAGGIDVMYLGGYHTEAGLLVRQAREQGFNALLVSGDALVTDEFWKITGNAGQGTLMTFPPDPRKLSTAKDVVAKFKAQNYDPEGYTLYTYAAIQAWAAAATATKSLKTADLAKWFRSNKVNTVIGPIEWDKKGDIKNASYVWYIFKEGKYAEM
- a CDS encoding MucR family transcriptional regulator; translated protein: MSDLADQVTISHGELLRMTTDVVAAYVGKNAVGTGQISDVINLVFGSLSQLNGHSKSAQPEPLKPAVAIRRSVTPDYIVCLEDGKKLKMLKRHLRTTYGMTPEEYRAKWGLPPDYPMVAPNYAEQRSMFAKKIGLGRSPAKR
- a CDS encoding serine hydroxymethyltransferase — translated: MTLKQTRAQLTEESAAARGFFETPLAAADRDLHAAIGRELNRQQSQVELIASENIVSRAVLAAQGSVLTNKYAEGLPGKRYYGGCAFVDEAELLAIERAKTLFGCRFANVQPHSGAQANQAVFLALLNPGDVVLGMSLAAGGHLTHGAAPNISGKWFKAVQYGVRREDALIDFEEVERLARETRPRLIIAGGSAYPRIIDFTRFRRIADAVGAYLMVDMAHFAGLVAGGAYPSPLAHAHVVTTTTHKTLRGPRGGMLLSMDEELGKKLNAAVFPGLQGGPLMHVIAAKAVAFGEALKPEFKSYARAVVANAQILASSLVERGLAIVSGGTDSHLMLVDLRPKGLTGKAAEASLERAGMTCNKNGIPFDPEKPTITSGIRLGTPAATTRGFGPAEFRLVGGLIGDVLDGLARNPNDNAATEARARARVTELCDRFPIYPILP
- the nrdR gene encoding transcriptional repressor NrdR, which produces MRCPFCGHEDTQVKDSRPTEDNSAIRRRRFCTACGSRFTTFERVQLRELTVVKKNGKRAPFDRDKLARSMQVALRKRPVDPDRLERVINSIVRRLESMGESEIQSQVIGELVMDALANLDPVAYVRFASVYRNFREAKDFEDFLGKLGGDAT
- the ribD gene encoding bifunctional diaminohydroxyphosphoribosylaminopyrimidine deaminase/5-amino-6-(5-phosphoribosylamino)uracil reductase RibD; translation: MAGALALARRGRGRVWPNPTVGAVLVKDGRVVGRGWTQPGGRPHAETEALRRAGPAARGATIYVTLEPCAHHGKTPPCADALVEAGIARAVVALEDPDPRVSGRGMARLQQAGIPVDVGLGEAEAKEINLGFLTRLAIGRPMVTLKIATTLDGRIATHSGESRWISGEPARALAHALRANHDAVLVGVGTALIDDPLLTCRLPGLAQDSPVRIVVDGHLRLPLTSALAASATTTPTWIACLENADRHRKEAFRDCGVDIIQAAANDGGRVDLAALLRELGDRGITRLLVEGGSQIVASLLRLDLVDRVVWCRSARFIGGDGVPVAAPLGLRHLADAPAFTLTDVARIGEDVMETYARAG
- a CDS encoding riboflavin synthase, with translation MFTGIVTDIGRLERVERRQDARFTLGTGYDTGLIALGASIACAGVCLTVVDKGPGWFAVDVSGETLARTTLGEWRQGLGVNLERSLHVGDELGGHLVSGHVDGVAELVSAAPEGGSRRLVFAVPEPLARFVAAKGALALDGVSLTVNEVDGVRVGVNIIPHTWSHTTFQELQPGSRVNLEVDMLARYVARLLHRE
- the ribB gene encoding 3,4-dihydroxy-2-butanone-4-phosphate synthase gives rise to the protein MFILIDDEDRENEGDLIIPAEKATPEAINFMARYGRGLICLALTRERVERLDLSLMPRQNATRHQTAFTVSIEAREGVTTGISAHDRARTIQVATDPAKGRDDIVTPGHIFPLVARDGGVLVRAGHTEAAVDIARLAGLNPSGVICEIMKDDGTMARLPDLVSFAQLHGLKVATIADLIAHRRRTESTIQRLMESVLDSHHGGTFRMIIYVNKVAYAEHIALVKGDVAASGPVLVRMHALNVLDDVLNDRSRDRGGELQAAMDLIGQEGRGVVVLLREPHRTSLSDRVRARQAPGKGPETDLRDYGVGAQILIDLGVRDMVLLSNTKRTIVGLDGYGLNLVEQRPIPRRKV